One region of Synergistes jonesii genomic DNA includes:
- a CDS encoding YebC/PmpR family DNA-binding transcriptional regulator, whose protein sequence is MSGHSHWAGIKHRKAAQDAKKGVAFQKLVKDIIAAAKEGGGDPNSNFRLKVAVERAKAGNVPVDNIERGIKRGTGELGGPMEEVYYEGYGPNGVAVMVQAMTDNRNRTAPDIRSLFTKSGGAIGEMGCVAWNFDRRGVIEIAGEGIDEESLMMTALDAGADDLEANEEGYEISCDPNVLSQVGEALKGAGYNIETMEVSMIPKNTVAISNKSDAAKMLAMVERFEEHDDVQAVYANFEIPEDILAEIE, encoded by the coding sequence TTGTCAGGACATTCACATTGGGCCGGAATTAAACACAGGAAGGCGGCGCAGGACGCAAAGAAGGGCGTGGCTTTCCAGAAATTGGTCAAGGACATCATAGCGGCTGCGAAAGAGGGCGGCGGAGACCCGAACAGCAACTTCCGCCTGAAAGTCGCGGTGGAGCGCGCGAAGGCCGGAAACGTCCCCGTCGACAATATCGAACGCGGAATAAAGCGCGGAACTGGTGAGCTCGGCGGCCCGATGGAGGAAGTCTACTACGAAGGCTACGGACCGAATGGAGTGGCCGTTATGGTGCAGGCGATGACCGACAACAGGAACCGTACCGCGCCGGACATCCGCTCCCTCTTCACGAAGAGCGGCGGCGCCATCGGCGAAATGGGCTGTGTCGCATGGAACTTCGACCGCAGAGGCGTCATCGAGATTGCAGGCGAAGGCATCGACGAGGAGAGCCTTATGATGACGGCTCTCGACGCGGGTGCGGACGACCTGGAGGCGAACGAAGAGGGCTACGAGATATCGTGCGATCCGAACGTCCTATCACAGGTCGGCGAGGCGCTGAAAGGCGCCGGCTACAACATCGAGACGATGGAAGTCAGCATGATACCGAAAAACACGGTAGCGATAAGCAACAAGTCGGACGCCGCTAAGATGCTCGCGATGGTCGAGCGCTTCGAGGAGCACGACGACGTCCAGGCCGTTTACGCGAACTTCGAGATACCGGAAGACATACTTGCAGAGATCGAATAG
- the nadE gene encoding NAD(+) synthase yields MEIYRNPRKITEYLTAWIREKFGNAGMKSAVLGISGGVDSAVLAALLARALGAENVIGVMMPCHSMSIDEEYAELLAKSLGIKTIKTDLSAAYDALTAEYEKSFGGLSGLAYANIKPRLRMATLYAIAQQRSCLVCGGGNKDEITFGYFTKHGDSGVDLLPLADLLKGEVWAVAKYLGVPRQIIDRPPTAALWEGQTDEKEMGVTYAELDRYIATGEARPEVKERIERAKRCSEHKRAFAAIAKLPENL; encoded by the coding sequence ATGGAAATATATCGCAACCCGCGGAAGATAACAGAATATCTTACCGCTTGGATAAGGGAAAAATTCGGGAATGCAGGAATGAAAAGCGCAGTGCTCGGCATCAGCGGGGGCGTAGACTCCGCAGTGCTGGCTGCGCTCCTCGCGAGAGCGCTCGGAGCAGAGAACGTCATAGGAGTCATGATGCCGTGCCACAGCATGAGCATAGACGAAGAATACGCTGAACTTCTTGCAAAATCCCTCGGAATAAAAACTATAAAAACAGACCTTTCCGCGGCTTACGACGCCCTTACGGCCGAATACGAAAAATCCTTCGGCGGCTTAAGCGGGCTCGCCTACGCGAATATCAAGCCGCGCCTGCGCATGGCGACCCTTTACGCGATAGCCCAGCAAAGGAGCTGTCTCGTATGCGGCGGCGGAAATAAGGACGAGATCACGTTCGGATATTTCACCAAACACGGGGACTCCGGCGTCGACCTGCTGCCCCTCGCCGACCTCCTGAAGGGCGAGGTGTGGGCCGTGGCGAAATATCTCGGCGTCCCCCGGCAGATAATCGACCGCCCTCCTACCGCGGCCCTCTGGGAAGGGCAGACGGATGAAAAAGAGATGGGCGTCACTTACGCGGAGCTCGACCGCTATATCGCAACGGGCGAAGCGAGGCCGGAAGTCAAGGAAAGAATCGAAAGAGCGAAAAGGTGCTCCGAACATAAAAGGGCATTTGCCGCTATAGCAAAACTGCCCGAAAACCTTTAG
- the thrB gene encoding homoserine kinase: protein MNPLITLRVPATSANLGSGFDAIGMAVSLYNIFKVMEILPRGEYKIEAHGEGSRELSQPKANLVVAAYEETCRRWNVEGPGFSLWCHNIIPLCRGLGSSAGAVVAGVLIAKHLTGHEADDDELLREMTLIEGHPDNVAPCYLGGMVVSCWDGKDLRYVNLPALPPEVLCVAAVPDERVKTSDARDALPKEVAFSDAVFNVGRAALLTAAWATGKWDYLKWGMDDKLHQPYRSKLFSGGDVIFSRVQELPECLSVAISGSGPSVIALVRGTTHRVAEAMCRTFTEYGVRSQFFVLDGSAQGARVDLSMELPDALKNVGVK from the coding sequence GTGAACCCTCTTATCACGCTGAGAGTGCCGGCGACGAGCGCAAACCTCGGTTCCGGCTTCGACGCGATAGGCATGGCGGTCTCTTTATACAACATTTTCAAGGTGATGGAGATACTGCCGCGCGGAGAATATAAGATCGAGGCGCACGGAGAGGGGAGCCGCGAGCTTTCCCAACCCAAGGCCAACCTCGTCGTGGCGGCCTACGAAGAGACTTGCCGCCGCTGGAATGTCGAAGGGCCGGGCTTTTCGCTCTGGTGCCACAACATCATCCCTCTCTGCCGCGGGCTCGGAAGCTCCGCCGGCGCAGTCGTGGCCGGAGTGCTGATCGCGAAGCACCTTACGGGGCATGAGGCGGACGACGACGAACTGCTGCGCGAGATGACGCTCATCGAGGGGCATCCGGACAACGTTGCGCCCTGCTATCTCGGCGGGATGGTCGTCAGCTGCTGGGATGGGAAGGACCTTCGCTACGTGAATCTTCCGGCGCTTCCCCCCGAGGTGCTCTGCGTAGCGGCCGTGCCGGACGAGCGGGTAAAGACCTCCGACGCGCGCGACGCCCTGCCGAAAGAGGTAGCCTTCTCGGACGCCGTCTTCAACGTCGGGCGCGCCGCTCTGCTTACAGCGGCCTGGGCTACAGGCAAATGGGATTATCTGAAATGGGGGATGGACGACAAACTGCATCAGCCATACCGCAGCAAGCTTTTCTCCGGCGGCGACGTGATATTTTCGCGCGTCCAGGAGCTGCCAGAATGCCTTTCCGTGGCTATAAGCGGCTCCGGCCCCTCTGTGATAGCCCTCGTCAGAGGCACTACTCACCGCGTCGCGGAGGCTATGTGCCGCACCTTTACGGAATACGGCGTCCGTTCGCAGTTCTTCGTCCTCGACGGCAGCGCGCAGGGCGCGCGCGTCGACCTGAGCATGGAGCTGCCGGACGCTTTGAAGAACGTGGGGGTGAAGTAA
- a CDS encoding aspartate kinase — translation MEWEKLPLTVLKFGGSSVADSNRMRHVAQIVKKTREEGYRVAVVVSAMGNTTDELLALASDVATEKDGREMDQLLATGEQQSVALLSLAIKQQGIPAQSFTALQAGIKAEGFPMEGRIYRIEPEAVERALNEGTVAVVTGFQAITDNGDVITLGRGGSDLSAVALAASLGAESCRLLKDVTGIMSGDPRVVKNPKKLRQLGFDECMEMAVQGAKVLQARSVEVAARYNVPLYVGSSFIEEEGTWVMSNPVTEGLIVKAVIQDMKVAKVVLLGVPDIPGVAARLFAELAAKGVGAEMIIQNNMRGGVNDIGFLVKKTNLEEASQVCRKICREIDAQGVSFDTEIARVSIVGAGIANHPEIPSKMFNILAEAGINIEMIASTALAITCIVGSARAEDAVRELHDHFIDEVAF, via the coding sequence ATGGAATGGGAAAAATTACCTCTCACCGTCCTTAAGTTCGGTGGCTCGTCGGTCGCCGACTCAAATAGAATGAGGCACGTGGCGCAGATAGTTAAAAAAACACGCGAAGAAGGCTACCGCGTCGCGGTGGTAGTCTCCGCTATGGGAAACACCACAGACGAGCTTCTCGCGCTCGCGAGCGACGTCGCGACTGAAAAGGACGGGCGCGAAATGGATCAGCTGCTCGCAACGGGCGAACAGCAGAGCGTCGCGCTTCTTTCCCTCGCGATAAAGCAGCAGGGAATACCGGCTCAGTCCTTCACGGCGCTGCAGGCCGGGATAAAGGCTGAGGGCTTCCCGATGGAGGGACGCATCTACAGAATCGAACCGGAGGCGGTCGAACGCGCGCTGAACGAAGGCACGGTCGCCGTAGTAACCGGCTTTCAGGCTATAACGGACAACGGCGACGTGATCACCCTCGGACGCGGAGGCTCGGACCTCTCGGCCGTCGCCCTCGCCGCTTCGCTCGGCGCCGAGTCCTGCCGCCTGCTGAAAGACGTGACCGGCATCATGAGCGGGGACCCGCGCGTCGTAAAGAATCCAAAGAAGCTTCGCCAGCTTGGATTTGACGAGTGCATGGAGATGGCGGTGCAGGGCGCGAAGGTCCTGCAGGCCCGCAGCGTCGAAGTGGCGGCGCGCTATAACGTGCCGCTCTACGTCGGTTCAAGTTTTATCGAAGAGGAGGGAACGTGGGTAATGAGCAACCCCGTAACAGAAGGATTAATTGTTAAAGCCGTGATACAGGATATGAAGGTGGCGAAGGTCGTGCTGCTCGGCGTTCCGGACATCCCGGGCGTCGCGGCGCGCCTCTTCGCGGAGCTCGCGGCGAAGGGAGTCGGAGCGGAGATGATCATCCAGAACAACATGCGCGGCGGTGTCAACGACATCGGCTTCCTCGTCAAGAAGACGAACCTTGAAGAGGCGAGCCAGGTCTGCCGCAAAATATGCCGCGAAATAGACGCGCAGGGCGTCTCCTTCGACACGGAGATCGCGCGCGTCTCGATAGTGGGCGCGGGCATCGCCAACCACCCGGAGATTCCCTCGAAGATGTTCAATATACTCGCGGAGGCCGGGATCAACATAGAGATGATCGCGTCGACGGCGCTGGCGATCACCTGCATAGTCGGAAGCGCGCGCGCCGAAGACGCGGTAAGGGAGCTTCACGATCACTTTATAGACGAGGTGGCCTTCTGA
- the ruvC gene encoding crossover junction endodeoxyribonuclease RuvC gives MQRSNSGILRALGIDPGLGTLGYGVVSQSGNDLICEAYGVIRTSAKLSLSARLSRLYDGLRAVAKEFPPGMVAVEKLFFGRNVTTAEMVWQARGVVLLFAAQLGFEPYEIKPSEVKLAVCGYGGAEKAQVQGMVAQLLGLEKNPSPDDAADALAIAIAGIAVRSYDRNIMKGY, from the coding sequence TTGCAGAGATCGAATAGCGGGATTTTGCGCGCTCTCGGCATCGACCCCGGGCTCGGGACTCTGGGCTACGGGGTCGTTTCGCAGTCGGGAAACGATCTGATCTGCGAGGCCTACGGCGTTATAAGGACATCGGCGAAGCTTTCGCTCTCCGCGCGGCTTTCCCGCCTTTACGACGGGCTGCGGGCCGTCGCGAAGGAATTTCCGCCGGGCATGGTAGCGGTAGAAAAGCTCTTCTTCGGCCGCAACGTCACTACCGCGGAAATGGTCTGGCAGGCCCGCGGCGTCGTCCTTCTCTTCGCCGCTCAGCTCGGCTTCGAGCCATACGAGATAAAGCCGAGCGAGGTAAAGCTCGCGGTCTGCGGCTACGGCGGCGCCGAAAAGGCACAGGTGCAGGGGATGGTGGCGCAGCTCTTAGGCCTTGAAAAGAATCCGAGCCCCGACGACGCGGCCGATGCGCTGGCGATCGCGATAGCGGGGATCGCCGTGAGAAGCTACGACAGAAACATTATGAAAGGATACTGA
- a CDS encoding aspartate-semialdehyde dehydrogenase — translation MSGKKVAVLGATGLVGREMLKTLEQRKFPVSELIPLASLRSAGTKIKFCGEELTVRAVDKDSFKGADIAIFSAGGGTSKQWAPIAAASGATVVDNSSAWRMDEEVPLIVPEINPDDRSMAKKGIIANPNCSTIQAVVVLYPLHRAAGLKYINVSTYQSVAGTGKAALDSLRGGSLAALKGEDYHDAVYPHNIAYNLLPHIGAFDDEGISEEEWKMVNESRKIMHTPELRVSGITVRVPIFRCHGESVTAQFERPLAPEEAREILKGAPGVVVQDDPKRAVYPLPRETAGEDDVRVGRIRRDTGLDNALAMWIVGDNLRKGAALNAVQIAELL, via the coding sequence ATGAGCGGTAAAAAAGTCGCCGTACTCGGCGCGACGGGACTCGTCGGCCGCGAAATGCTCAAAACGCTCGAGCAGAGAAAATTTCCCGTTTCCGAATTGATTCCCCTCGCCTCACTGCGCTCGGCGGGGACAAAGATAAAATTCTGCGGCGAAGAATTGACGGTTCGCGCGGTAGATAAAGATTCCTTCAAAGGCGCCGATATCGCTATCTTCTCCGCCGGCGGCGGGACTTCTAAGCAGTGGGCGCCGATCGCGGCCGCAAGCGGCGCGACGGTCGTCGACAACAGCTCGGCGTGGCGCATGGACGAGGAGGTTCCGCTGATCGTTCCCGAGATAAACCCGGATGATAGATCGATGGCGAAGAAGGGCATCATCGCAAACCCAAACTGCTCGACGATACAGGCCGTCGTCGTCCTTTATCCGCTGCACAGGGCCGCCGGACTCAAATATATAAACGTCAGCACCTATCAGTCGGTCGCAGGGACCGGCAAAGCGGCGCTCGATTCGCTGCGCGGCGGCTCGCTCGCGGCGCTGAAGGGCGAGGATTACCATGACGCCGTCTACCCGCACAATATAGCGTACAACCTTCTGCCCCACATCGGCGCCTTCGACGACGAAGGAATATCCGAGGAGGAGTGGAAGATGGTGAACGAGTCGCGCAAAATCATGCACACGCCGGAACTGCGCGTCAGCGGCATCACGGTGCGAGTTCCGATATTCCGCTGCCACGGCGAAAGCGTCACCGCGCAGTTCGAACGCCCGCTCGCGCCGGAGGAAGCGCGCGAAATACTCAAAGGCGCGCCCGGCGTCGTCGTTCAGGACGACCCGAAGAGGGCCGTCTATCCGCTGCCGAGAGAGACCGCCGGCGAGGACGACGTCAGAGTCGGGAGGATACGCCGCGACACGGGGCTCGACAACGCGCTCGCGATGTGGATAGTCGGAGACAATCTAAGAAAGGGTGCGGCCCTCAACGCCGTACAGATAGCGGAGCTGCTTTAG
- the ruvA gene encoding Holliday junction branch migration protein RuvA — protein MINFLRGTLASIEKESIVLDVSGFGVEIYPTRALLASAALGEEMKCLAYMQISDAGLSMFGFASQEEKDFFLDLLQVKTVGGKLAIALMRYLDLGSIIDAIRNGNVSMLSVPGLGAKRAERICFELKAKIEKKFVGLSAVGISAVASFDSSVTDALSGLGFSHGECARAIAMAKAQAEDDVKWTEESLLKASLGILQRR, from the coding sequence ATGATAAACTTTCTGCGGGGCACACTCGCCTCTATAGAAAAGGAGAGCATAGTCCTCGACGTCTCCGGCTTCGGCGTCGAGATCTACCCGACGAGGGCGCTGCTTGCGTCAGCGGCCCTGGGAGAGGAGATGAAATGCCTGGCGTACATGCAGATAAGCGACGCCGGGCTTTCTATGTTCGGCTTCGCGTCGCAGGAGGAAAAAGATTTCTTCCTCGACCTGCTGCAGGTCAAGACGGTAGGAGGAAAGCTCGCGATAGCGCTTATGCGCTATCTCGACCTCGGCAGCATAATAGACGCGATAAGAAACGGCAACGTTTCGATGCTCTCCGTCCCCGGGCTCGGCGCGAAGCGCGCAGAGCGAATCTGCTTCGAGCTAAAGGCGAAAATAGAGAAGAAATTCGTCGGGCTCTCCGCTGTGGGAATATCGGCCGTGGCTTCCTTCGATTCGTCCGTCACGGACGCGCTGAGCGGGCTCGGCTTTTCGCACGGCGAATGCGCGCGCGCGATAGCTATGGCGAAGGCCCAGGCCGAGGACGACGTAAAATGGACCGAGGAGAGCCTGCTTAAGGCCTCTCTCGGCATTCTGCAGCGCAGATAG